The genomic interval TGATCGTCAAGGCAATTTAACGAAAAAATGGTTATGGCCAAAAAAAATTTGCATTTCTATAACGCCAAAAGGGTCTAATTATTTTCACTTACCCGTCCTTTTAAATTTTGCCGCATCTGCCATAACCAGAAATTTATTTTTGTAGTATCATTAATTGATTATAATTGCACGGTATAGGTGTAACAAATATTTAATTTTTTAGATGAGTCAAAAGCAACTTTATACCTTGGAATTTCCCGTGAGGTGTTCGCCTTCGATACTATACGAATTTCTATCCACTCCCTCTGGATTGCAGGAGTGGTTTGCCGATCAGGTAGATGAAAAGGAAGAGGTATTTAGCTTCTCCTGGAATGGAACAACCGACAGAGCGCAGGTATTGGAAAAAGAACAGGATAAATTCATTCGTTTTCACTGGACCCACTCCGATAAGGACGAATACTTTGAATTCCGCATAGAAAAATCCGAGATCACCAATCAGACCATCCTTGTGATATCTGATTTTGCCGAAAAAAAGGAGATCAAGGATCAAAGCATGCTTTGGGATTACCAGGTGAAAGACCTCTTTCACCGATTGGGCAACTAATACCCGGCCGCTTTCAATAACTGTTCAAAATCGGCCAGCATACGCCGATCGAGGTTTTCCATCCCTTCTATTGGATATATTTTGGAGATCTTCAGGAAGTTTCTCTTCCTAATCTCACTGGTATAAGCCTCCAAAGTCAGATTATTAATTTCGGTAGTAAACGGTGGATCCTGATCGTGTATCCAGGCATCGTCTGTAGTGGATATCCTGAACTCATTGCTGGCTAAAACAGGGTGGGATAAACAGAGTGGTTCTTCACATCGTTCTTTCCAGACTCCGGCCAGTTGAAGCGTGATGGTAATATAGCGTCCCCACCAGAAAAGCGTTCGAATCGCAAATATGTCCGTTTGCCCAAACAGACGTGGATAATCCAGCACCATCCAGGGCAGGCCTTTGTAATTCTCACCCCTGGAGATCTTATACGAGAAGGGTTGGATGATGGAAAAAAGGGTTGGAGCCTGCCGGAACAAACAGTCTCTATAATGGGCTTGCCAATCAGTAAAAACCAGGGCTGTTTTTTGAAGGATGGCATTCTTTGTTAAAATCCAATCGGCATTTGTCATCAACTCCCGCTCCTTGTCCGAAAACTGTATTTTTGCCCCACTCATTCAATAAAGTTATTACTTAAAGAGCAACGCGTTGATCAAAAAGCTGGACATACTCATTATCCGGTCCTTTATCGGACCCTTTGTGGCCACTTTTTTTATCACCATCCTGGTGCTCCTGATGCAATTCTTCTGGCTTTGGATCGATGATTTTGTAGGTAAGGGTTTGCCGGTTCGTGTTCTGTTTGAATTTGTGCAGTATCAGGCCGCCGTTCTTGTTCCCCTTGCTCTTCCGATCGCTATCCTGCTTTCATCGATCATGACCTTTGGGAACCTGGGTGAAAGTATGGAACTGGTAGCCATTAAATCCTCCGGTATCTCGCTGTTGCGTTTCATGCGCCCTTTGTTTGTGATCGCGGTACTGCTTTCGGGTGTTGCCTTTCTTTTCAATAATTTCATTATCCCTGTTGCGACCTTAAAATCCAAGACCCTGCTGGCCGATATCGTTCATGCCAAACCCACTTTTGATATTCAGGAGGGGGTATTCAGTCATCGTACCGAAGGCTTTGCCATCAAAGTGGGCCGAAAACAATCAGACAGCATCATCTACGATGTGGTGATCTATGAGAATGCCAACAATTACCTGCAGGATAATTTCATAACCGCTAAAAGTGGAATTCTTCGGACATCCGCCAATAAACGGTTTTTGGAAATAAGCCTGTACGATGGATGGCGCTATGAAGAACGGGGCACTCGCGGAGACCCCAATACCGAGTATATCCGGATGGGGTTTAAAGAATACAAGAAACAGTTTGACCTGACCAATCTCCTGTTCCGCCGAACCGACGATAGTGTTAACAAGAATCAGTTCAGGATGCTGAGTATGCGACAGCTTGGAAAGGCGATGGATTCCATTGGCCGCCAAATCAACCAGGTTACCGAACGCACCCGGCAGGAAGCTTTTGTTGGTAACAGTTTTGCCAAATACCTTGATTCGGGGTTCAAAGGGCCGGCGGTCAAATTACCGGATAGCGTCAAAAAATTTGAACACCTGATCCCCGATTCCGCACGGAAATATATCAATCAAACGGTCACCAGTTCAATCAATTCCTCCGTGCTTAGTGTGGGAGTAAATGCAGCGGATTATGAGATCAAGAGCAAGGACCTTCGTTTTCACAAGATCGAATGGCACCGCAAATTAACCCTTTCCATTGCCTGTCTTGTGCTGTTTCTGATCGGGGCACCCCTCGGATCGATCATTCGTAAAGGTGGATTGGGTACACCCCTGATCGTGGCCGTAGTGCTCTTTCTTTTCTTTTATTTTCTAAATAATACCGGAGAGAAATTTGTGAAGGAAAATGTGATGACCTCCTTTGGGGGTATGTGGCTGGCCACCCTGGTCCTTACCCCGTTGGCCTTTTTCCTGATCTATAAGGCCATTCGCGATTCTCAACTCTTTAATAAAGAACTTTACTTTCGCTTTTGGCGAAAAATATATCCCCTGTTTCTTCCTTTCCTGGCCCTAATCGGTCGTAAAATGAAACGATAATACCTTAGGCATGCCGAACGCACAACATAATCTCCGGATACAAAAATGGGTTGCCGGGATATCTGTGTTATTACTCGTCGTGAAATTGATCGCCTATTACATGACCCATTCGGTGGCCATTCTGACCGATGCCCTGGAAAGTATCGTGAATG from Chitinophagales bacterium carries:
- a CDS encoding ATPase, encoding MSQKQLYTLEFPVRCSPSILYEFLSTPSGLQEWFADQVDEKEEVFSFSWNGTTDRAQVLEKEQDKFIRFHWTHSDKDEYFEFRIEKSEITNQTILVISDFAEKKEIKDQSMLWDYQVKDLFHRLGN
- a CDS encoding LptF/LptG family permease; its protein translation is MKKLDILIIRSFIGPFVATFFITILVLLMQFFWLWIDDFVGKGLPVRVLFEFVQYQAAVLVPLALPIAILLSSIMTFGNLGESMELVAIKSSGISLLRFMRPLFVIAVLLSGVAFLFNNFIIPVATLKSKTLLADIVHAKPTFDIQEGVFSHRTEGFAIKVGRKQSDSIIYDVVIYENANNYLQDNFITAKSGILRTSANKRFLEISLYDGWRYEERGTRGDPNTEYIRMGFKEYKKQFDLTNLLFRRTDDSVNKNQFRMLSMRQLGKAMDSIGRQINQVTERTRQEAFVGNSFAKYLDSGFKGPAVKLPDSVKKFEHLIPDSARKYINQTVTSSINSSVLSVGVNAADYEIKSKDLRFHKIEWHRKLTLSIACLVLFLIGAPLGSIIRKGGLGTPLIVAVVLFLFFYFLNNTGEKFVKENVMTSFGGMWLATLVLTPLAFFLIYKAIRDSQLFNKELYFRFWRKIYPLFLPFLALIGRKMKR